From Phenylobacterium montanum, the proteins below share one genomic window:
- a CDS encoding UTP--glucose-1-phosphate uridylyltransferase — protein sequence MSQKIRKAVLPVAGLGTRVLPGAKTVAKELLNVVDRPIISYAVAEARAAGIEHFVFVTGRGKQALEDYFDHHVEMEAQLRAKGKTEILDEILAELPEPGQMSFVRQMQPHGLGHAVWCARDVVGDEPFAVILPDMVMDAQPAALAQAVKAHEKVGGNLIVVEPVPESETHRYGIVALEPGEGRLRRMTGMVEKPPQGTAPSNLIVSGRYILQPEIFEILETQERGAGGEIQLTDAMVRLMADQPFHALDYEGTTYDCGDKIGLLRANVAMALKRPDLGAAARAAVEELLGR from the coding sequence ATGAGCCAGAAAATTCGCAAGGCGGTGCTGCCGGTCGCCGGCCTGGGCACCCGGGTGCTGCCCGGGGCCAAGACGGTGGCCAAAGAACTGCTGAATGTGGTCGACCGTCCGATCATCTCCTATGCGGTGGCCGAGGCGCGGGCGGCGGGGATCGAGCACTTCGTCTTCGTCACCGGCCGCGGTAAGCAGGCCCTGGAGGACTATTTCGACCACCATGTCGAGATGGAGGCCCAGCTGAGGGCCAAGGGCAAGACCGAGATCCTGGACGAGATCCTGGCCGAGTTGCCCGAGCCCGGTCAGATGAGCTTTGTCCGCCAGATGCAGCCGCATGGCCTGGGCCACGCGGTCTGGTGCGCCCGCGACGTGGTCGGCGATGAGCCCTTCGCCGTGATCCTGCCGGACATGGTGATGGACGCCCAGCCGGCGGCCCTGGCCCAGGCGGTCAAGGCGCATGAAAAGGTCGGCGGCAACCTGATCGTGGTCGAGCCGGTGCCCGAGAGCGAAACCCATCGCTACGGCATCGTCGCCCTGGAGCCCGGCGAGGGACGCCTGCGCCGCATGACCGGCATGGTCGAAAAGCCGCCCCAGGGAACCGCCCCGTCGAACCTGATCGTCTCGGGCCGCTACATTCTGCAGCCGGAGATCTTCGAGATCCTGGAGACCCAGGAACGCGGCGCCGGCGGCGAGATCCAGCTGACCGACGCCATGGTCCGGCTGATGGCCGACCAGCCGTTCCACGCCCTCGACTACGAGGGGACCACCTATGACTGCGGCGACAAGATCGGCCTCTTGCGCGCCAACGTGGCCATGGCCCTGAAGCGCCCGGACCTCGGCGCCGCGGCGCGGGCGGCGGTGGAAGAGCTGTTGGGTCGGTAA
- a CDS encoding TonB-dependent receptor domain-containing protein: protein MKINTTRAALLASTVLCGAIALSASAASAQTAPAAQGAAAAQTTNEIIVTGTRIKGASNATSASPISVATSASISLTKADSVEEVLQHMTGADFTGGLSNASNNGGVGLSEVSLRNLGPARALVLIDGQRTVPVYSGSLSTPDLNSVPLSMVDRLEVLRDGASSIYGADAIGGVINIITKKNFSGMQMDASYGESGHGDGAVYSVGGAIGVNSDRGNVMVSLNWDHRDSIGQWQRDWAIDPHIGSPAEGGSAYRSQLDILQEESGSLVWANGQQLNKHDGTVNWGAIDPSLLYLPNVGKVKMNAGRNDWNALTGGLDRKQISFNAHYNLTDNLRFIMDGFFTNRDSNQALRPEPLLGDNISTVQPGTSNVLWPGFQLPDSVFTSAGFAAPAASDNHFFYLTPNQFGPRTYRQNSQTYRVRAGFEGTLFDKYDWEAGYVFQENYNRADTLNEGNFNHIAQLSGQIACVDVPGGCKPGTLIDGTASTVPVTMPNWLGGPNNIFTPAQLAYATFNNIDLSYARESYGYANISGPIWDLPAGELKGSIGGEIRQEFLSNTPSDIVQQGWGPNASAPTAGGFNVASVFGELNIPVLKDLPFIESLTLTPSARYDNYTNFGAAFTNKVGIEYKVDRDIRFRASYSTGFRAPSTAELFGGNFVSDLPVDGDPCDSRGSAFGASSGNSNIGVGVLSAGSNCAKALAGVTGALDGTGKVTNFQPAYDEGSATQQQVLEGGNPKLKPELSEQYALGVVFTPRWVEGFSFSIDYYDIRISNAILTGGFGGNQPDVVVNGCYGPAQNQFYCNLISRNPATGGITQITSPNVNFGVEKVRGIDYQFDYDTAAAHLTLPIPGSFRFDLQISNLMKHSTQNPDGTNNNYAGTFNTSAEFVQPRWKGTAAVDYHLGPWTAHWDGQYIGQTHNNDGSAPAEGNKIGDTWYNNISASYTFSDFGFMKKARVTLGIDNVADQDPPFLNSDAVCKCNSIAGPYDFVGRFFYGRISTSF from the coding sequence ATGAAGATCAACACCACGCGAGCGGCACTGCTCGCGTCTACGGTGCTTTGCGGGGCGATCGCGCTGTCCGCTTCGGCCGCATCGGCGCAGACGGCGCCGGCCGCCCAAGGCGCCGCGGCGGCTCAGACCACGAACGAAATCATCGTCACCGGCACGCGCATCAAGGGGGCGAGCAACGCCACCAGCGCCAGCCCGATCTCGGTCGCCACCAGCGCCTCGATTTCGCTGACCAAGGCCGATTCGGTCGAAGAAGTGCTGCAGCACATGACCGGCGCCGACTTCACCGGCGGCTTGTCCAACGCCAGCAACAACGGCGGCGTCGGCCTATCGGAAGTTAGCCTGCGCAACCTCGGCCCGGCGCGTGCTCTTGTGCTGATTGACGGGCAGCGCACGGTGCCGGTCTATTCCGGTTCGCTGTCTACCCCCGACTTGAACTCCGTACCCCTCAGCATGGTGGATCGCCTGGAGGTGCTGCGTGATGGCGCTTCGTCGATCTACGGTGCCGACGCCATCGGCGGCGTGATCAACATCATCACCAAGAAGAACTTCAGCGGCATGCAAATGGACGCCTCCTATGGGGAGAGCGGCCACGGTGACGGTGCCGTGTACAGCGTCGGCGGCGCCATCGGCGTCAACAGCGACCGCGGCAACGTGATGGTCAGCCTGAACTGGGACCATCGAGATTCGATTGGTCAATGGCAGCGCGACTGGGCCATCGATCCGCATATCGGCAGTCCAGCTGAAGGTGGATCGGCCTACCGAAGCCAGCTGGACATCCTGCAGGAAGAATCCGGTAGCCTAGTGTGGGCTAATGGTCAGCAGCTCAACAAACATGACGGCACGGTGAATTGGGGTGCCATCGACCCGTCGCTGCTGTACCTACCGAACGTCGGCAAGGTCAAGATGAACGCCGGTCGCAACGACTGGAACGCTCTGACCGGCGGGCTCGACCGCAAGCAGATCAGCTTCAACGCCCACTATAACCTGACTGACAATCTACGCTTCATCATGGACGGGTTCTTTACCAACCGTGATTCGAACCAAGCGCTGCGTCCCGAGCCGCTGCTGGGCGACAATATTTCAACGGTCCAGCCGGGCACCTCCAACGTGCTATGGCCGGGCTTCCAGCTGCCGGACTCGGTGTTTACCAGCGCGGGCTTCGCGGCCCCTGCCGCCAGCGACAATCACTTCTTCTACCTCACCCCAAACCAGTTCGGTCCGCGGACCTATCGTCAGAACTCTCAGACCTATCGCGTCCGCGCCGGATTCGAGGGGACTTTGTTCGACAAGTACGACTGGGAAGCCGGCTATGTGTTCCAGGAGAACTATAACCGTGCCGATACGCTGAATGAAGGTAACTTCAACCACATCGCTCAGCTGTCCGGCCAGATCGCCTGCGTTGACGTTCCTGGCGGTTGCAAACCCGGCACCTTGATCGACGGCACCGCGAGCACGGTTCCGGTGACAATGCCGAACTGGCTCGGCGGCCCGAACAATATCTTCACACCGGCCCAACTCGCCTATGCGACCTTCAACAATATCGATCTTTCGTATGCACGGGAAAGCTATGGCTACGCCAATATCAGCGGCCCGATCTGGGACTTGCCTGCCGGCGAGCTGAAGGGATCGATCGGTGGGGAGATCCGCCAAGAATTCCTGAGCAATACGCCTAGCGACATCGTTCAACAGGGCTGGGGTCCCAACGCCTCGGCCCCGACTGCTGGCGGCTTCAACGTGGCCTCGGTGTTTGGCGAGCTGAACATCCCGGTGCTGAAGGACCTGCCGTTCATCGAGTCCCTGACCCTAACCCCCAGCGCCCGTTACGATAACTACACCAACTTCGGCGCTGCCTTCACCAATAAGGTTGGGATCGAATATAAGGTCGACCGCGACATCCGCTTCCGCGCCTCTTATTCGACCGGTTTCCGGGCGCCATCGACCGCGGAACTGTTTGGTGGCAACTTCGTCAGCGACCTCCCGGTCGATGGCGATCCTTGCGATAGCCGTGGCTCCGCGTTCGGCGCATCAAGTGGCAACTCGAACATCGGCGTTGGCGTGCTTAGCGCAGGCTCCAACTGTGCCAAGGCGCTGGCCGGCGTAACTGGTGCCCTCGACGGAACCGGTAAGGTGACCAACTTCCAGCCTGCGTACGACGAGGGATCGGCGACCCAGCAACAGGTCCTGGAAGGTGGCAATCCGAAGCTGAAGCCCGAACTCTCGGAGCAGTACGCTCTCGGCGTGGTATTTACCCCGCGATGGGTCGAAGGCTTTAGCTTCAGCATCGACTACTATGATATCCGGATCAGCAACGCGATCCTGACCGGTGGATTCGGCGGCAATCAGCCGGACGTAGTGGTCAACGGTTGCTACGGCCCAGCTCAGAACCAGTTCTACTGCAATCTGATCTCACGTAACCCCGCTACTGGCGGCATCACCCAGATCACCAGCCCGAACGTCAACTTCGGGGTGGAGAAGGTGCGCGGTATTGACTACCAATTCGACTATGACACTGCGGCCGCCCATCTGACGCTGCCGATCCCAGGCTCGTTCCGCTTCGACCTGCAGATCAGCAATCTCATGAAGCACTCGACTCAGAACCCCGACGGCACCAACAACAACTACGCCGGAACGTTCAACACCAGCGCCGAGTTCGTTCAGCCCCGGTGGAAGGGTACGGCCGCCGTCGACTATCACTTGGGTCCGTGGACCGCGCACTGGGATGGCCAATACATTGGTCAGACCCACAACAACGACGGTTCGGCTCCCGCCGAGGGCAACAAGATCGGGGACACCTGGTACAACAACATCAGCGCCAGCTATACCTTCAGTGACTTCGGCTTCATGAAGAAGGCTCGCGTGACCCTGGGCATCGACAATGTCGCCGACCAGGATCCGCCGTTCCTGAACAGCGACGCGGTCTGTAAGTGCAACAGCATCGCCGGTCCGTATGATTTCGTCGGCCGCTTCTTCTACGGCCGCATCTCGACCAGCTTCTAA
- a CDS encoding HAD family hydrolase, producing the protein MSKRPTGVLWDVGNVIVRWDPRTLYSKIFPDSAERERFLAEVCTPAWHIEHDRGRPMAEGVALLAAQFPEHAETIAAWNDRWWEMFSGPVAETTGAIEALAARGVPQFGLTNMSVETAPGTFAMDPAFRHLAVIVVSGEHGLIKPDPRLFALALERIGRPAESLLFVDDSAANIESAAAMGFATHHFADPAALRPALEAHGLL; encoded by the coding sequence GTGAGCAAGCGTCCGACCGGCGTCCTGTGGGACGTCGGCAATGTGATCGTGCGTTGGGATCCGCGCACCCTCTATTCCAAGATATTCCCTGACTCGGCCGAGCGTGAGCGCTTCCTGGCCGAGGTCTGCACCCCAGCGTGGCACATCGAGCACGACCGCGGCCGGCCGATGGCCGAGGGCGTGGCCCTGCTGGCGGCGCAGTTTCCCGAACACGCCGAGACCATCGCCGCCTGGAACGACCGCTGGTGGGAGATGTTCTCCGGCCCGGTCGCCGAGACGACGGGGGCCATCGAAGCCCTAGCGGCGCGTGGCGTGCCCCAGTTCGGCCTGACCAACATGAGCGTCGAGACCGCGCCAGGCACTTTTGCCATGGACCCGGCCTTCCGGCATCTGGCGGTGATCGTGGTCTCGGGCGAGCACGGCCTCATCAAGCCCGACCCGCGCCTGTTCGCCCTGGCGCTGGAGCGGATCGGCCGCCCGGCCGAGAGCCTTTTGTTCGTCGACGACAGCGCGGCCAACATCGAGAGCGCCGCGGCGATGGGTTTTGCGACTCACCACTTCGCCGACCCGGCCGCCTTGCGCCCCGCGCTCGAAGCCCATGGCCTGCTCTGA
- a CDS encoding phosphomannomutase/phosphoglucomutase, with protein MFAAPRADLAANTLAYENTPLVKATGFREYDARWLFGPEINLLGIQALGLGLGTYIHELGQSKIVVGHDFRSYSLSIKQALTLGLLAAGCEVLDIGLALSPMAYFAQFDLDAPCVAMVTASHNENGWTGVKMGAQRPLTFGPDEMGRLRDIVLAGAFVERPGGKLTRVDGVMERFIADVAARLSLKRPLKVIAACGNGTAGAFAPDALRRMGVAELVEMDCDLDWSFPKYNPNPEDHVMLKAMAEKVRAEGADLALGFDGDGDRCGVVDDEGEEIFADKIGLMLARDLAPLHPGAKFIVDVKSTGLYATDPILAENGCTTVYWKTGHSYIKRKTAEIGALAGFEKSGHFFLAGELGRGYDCGLTAAAAILAMLDRNPGKKLSDLKKALPIAWTSLTMSPHCADEAKYGVVDKVTQEYLALAEAKGQILGRGIREVITVNGVRVALEDGSWVLVRASSNKPEVVVVVESTRSEDDMRALFRQEVKPRLAAHPEIGAYNQEI; from the coding sequence ATGTTCGCTGCGCCACGCGCCGACCTTGCCGCCAATACCCTCGCCTATGAAAACACCCCCCTGGTGAAGGCCACGGGCTTTCGCGAATACGACGCCCGCTGGCTGTTCGGGCCGGAAATCAATCTCTTGGGAATCCAGGCTCTTGGCCTGGGCCTCGGGACCTACATTCACGAGCTGGGCCAGTCGAAGATCGTGGTTGGCCACGACTTCCGCTCATACTCCCTGTCGATCAAGCAGGCCCTGACCCTGGGCCTTCTGGCCGCCGGCTGCGAGGTGCTGGACATCGGCCTGGCCCTGTCCCCCATGGCCTATTTCGCCCAGTTCGACCTGGACGCCCCGTGCGTGGCCATGGTCACGGCCAGCCACAACGAGAACGGCTGGACTGGCGTCAAAATGGGCGCCCAGCGCCCGCTGACCTTCGGCCCGGACGAAATGGGACGACTGCGGGACATCGTGCTGGCGGGCGCCTTCGTCGAGCGGCCGGGCGGCAAGCTGACCCGTGTCGATGGGGTGATGGAACGCTTCATCGCCGACGTCGCCGCGCGCCTGTCGCTGAAGCGGCCGCTGAAGGTGATCGCCGCCTGCGGAAACGGCACCGCCGGCGCCTTTGCGCCGGACGCCCTGCGCCGCATGGGCGTGGCCGAGCTGGTCGAGATGGACTGCGACCTCGACTGGAGCTTCCCCAAGTACAATCCCAATCCCGAAGATCACGTCATGCTCAAGGCCATGGCCGAAAAGGTGCGCGCCGAGGGCGCCGACCTGGCCCTGGGCTTCGACGGCGACGGCGACCGCTGCGGGGTGGTGGACGATGAGGGCGAGGAAATCTTCGCCGACAAGATCGGCCTGATGCTGGCCCGGGATCTGGCCCCCCTGCACCCGGGCGCCAAGTTCATCGTCGACGTCAAATCGACCGGCCTCTACGCCACCGACCCGATCCTTGCCGAGAACGGCTGCACCACGGTCTACTGGAAGACCGGCCACAGCTACATCAAGCGCAAGACCGCCGAGATCGGCGCCCTGGCCGGCTTCGAAAAGAGCGGCCACTTCTTCCTCGCAGGGGAACTCGGCCGCGGCTACGACTGCGGCCTGACCGCGGCGGCGGCGATCCTGGCCATGCTCGACCGCAATCCGGGCAAGAAGCTCAGCGACCTGAAGAAGGCCCTGCCCATCGCCTGGACCTCGCTGACCATGTCGCCTCACTGCGCCGACGAGGCCAAGTACGGCGTGGTGGACAAGGTCACCCAGGAATATCTCGCCCTGGCCGAGGCCAAGGGCCAGATCCTGGGCCGCGGCATCCGCGAGGTGATCACGGTCAACGGCGTGCGCGTGGCGCTGGAGGACGGCTCCTGGGTGTTGGTCCGCGCCTCCTCGAACAAACCCGAGGTGGTGGTGGTGGTCGAGAGCACCCGCAGCGAGGACGACATGCGCGCCCTGTTCCGCCAGGAGGTCAAGCCGCGCCTGGCCGCCCACCCCGAGATCGGCGCCTACAACCAGGAGATCTGA
- a CDS encoding DUF2312 domain-containing protein, with the protein MADDSSEIDVLNATAQSQLKSIIERIERLEEDKAAVQNDLKEVYAEAKGNGFDTKVLRKVVRMRKQDKAKRQEEEALIDLYLSAIGGL; encoded by the coding sequence ATGGCCGATGATTCCTCCGAAATCGACGTCCTCAACGCCACGGCCCAGAGCCAGCTGAAGAGCATCATCGAGCGCATCGAGCGGCTGGAGGAGGACAAGGCCGCGGTGCAGAACGACCTGAAGGAGGTCTATGCCGAGGCCAAGGGCAACGGCTTCGACACCAAGGTGCTGCGCAAGGTCGTACGCATGCGCAAGCAGGACAAGGCCAAGCGCCAGGAGGAAGAGGCGCTGATCGACCTCTATCTGTCGGCGATCGGGGGTCTGTGA
- a CDS encoding aspartyl protease family protein → MLDLAPVTPAPLPQGASPELIAAGKDAARRMSVGVELNRQGPFTFVVDTGANRSVVASETAAALALPSAGEEDVHGILGAEQSRVVLVDRLTIGEVTSRRLRLPTLGADSLGVQGLLGVDVFGDRRVVLNFHDDRLEIGPSYDGVSVTRGDRLRGSSSFASDDTSDGVRVPARYRGGQLIIVDADVGGLPVTAFLDSGSQNTVANLALYKQMLEHKPDQVAKLLKVELLSATGQVAPGDLCLLPSLRLGGLKMTGLSAVYADLHTFDIWGLSTRPSILVGVDVLRHFNAVELDFGRRQVTFHTPPGWRRL, encoded by the coding sequence ATGCTGGACCTCGCCCCAGTCACGCCGGCGCCCCTGCCCCAGGGCGCTTCGCCCGAGCTAATCGCGGCCGGCAAGGACGCCGCCAGGCGCATGTCGGTGGGCGTCGAGCTCAATCGCCAGGGCCCGTTCACCTTCGTCGTCGACACCGGCGCCAATCGGTCGGTGGTGGCGAGCGAGACCGCCGCAGCGCTCGCCCTGCCGTCGGCGGGAGAGGAGGATGTGCATGGCATACTGGGCGCCGAGCAGAGTCGTGTCGTTCTGGTCGACCGCCTGACCATCGGCGAGGTCACGTCGCGGCGGCTGCGCCTGCCCACGCTCGGGGCGGACAGCCTGGGCGTCCAGGGCCTCTTGGGCGTCGACGTCTTCGGCGACCGCCGCGTGGTGCTGAACTTTCACGACGACCGGCTGGAGATCGGGCCTTCCTACGACGGCGTTTCCGTGACCCGAGGCGACCGCCTGCGCGGTTCCTCGAGTTTCGCCAGCGACGACACCAGCGATGGGGTGCGGGTGCCGGCCCGCTATCGTGGCGGGCAATTGATCATCGTCGACGCCGACGTGGGCGGCCTGCCGGTGACCGCCTTCCTCGATTCCGGCTCGCAGAACACCGTCGCCAATCTGGCCCTCTACAAGCAGATGCTGGAGCACAAGCCGGACCAGGTGGCCAAGCTGCTCAAGGTCGAACTCCTGAGCGCCACCGGCCAGGTTGCGCCGGGGGACCTGTGCCTCCTGCCCAGCCTGCGCCTCGGCGGCCTGAAGATGACCGGCCTTTCCGCCGTCTATGCCGACCTGCACACCTTCGACATCTGGGGCTTGTCCACCCGGCCCTCGATCCTGGTGGGGGTCGACGTGTTGCGCCACTTCAACGCCGTGGAGCTGGATTTCGGCCGCCGGCAGGTGACGTTCCACACTCCGCCAGGCTGGCGGCGGCTGTGA
- the galE gene encoding UDP-glucose 4-epimerase GalE — translation MESILVAGGAGYVGSHACKALDLAGYQPVTLDNLATGHADAVKWGPFVQADIRDAETVRRTVREHNITAVMHFAASSLVGESMVRPELYYENNVIATLRFLEALTAEGIRQIVFSSTAAVYGAAEAELIPETAPLVPTNTYGETKRAIEGALSWMAPVHGFSWAALRYFNAAGADEAAEIGERHDPETHLIPNLVRATLGTGPGLKVFGTDYPTPDGSCVRDYIHVADLADAHLAALAWLRAGPSGQGRPFNLGTGKGLSVLEVVKAGERVLGKTPPHELAGRRAGDPPRLVADPSAAQTAFNWRATRSDAETLIRTAAAFERTRM, via the coding sequence GTGGAATCCATCCTCGTCGCCGGCGGGGCCGGCTATGTCGGCTCCCATGCCTGCAAGGCATTGGACCTGGCCGGCTATCAGCCCGTCACCCTGGACAACCTCGCCACCGGCCATGCCGACGCGGTGAAGTGGGGACCCTTCGTCCAGGCCGACATCCGCGACGCCGAGACCGTCCGGCGCACGGTGCGAGAGCATAACATCACCGCCGTGATGCACTTCGCCGCCTCGAGCCTGGTGGGCGAGTCGATGGTGAGGCCCGAGCTCTATTACGAGAACAACGTCATCGCGACCCTGCGCTTCCTCGAGGCGCTGACCGCCGAGGGGATCAGGCAGATCGTGTTCTCCTCCACCGCCGCCGTCTATGGCGCGGCCGAGGCCGAGCTGATCCCCGAGACCGCGCCCCTGGTCCCCACCAACACCTATGGCGAGACCAAGCGGGCGATCGAGGGCGCGCTTTCCTGGATGGCGCCGGTGCATGGCTTCAGCTGGGCGGCGCTGCGCTATTTCAACGCCGCCGGCGCCGACGAGGCGGCCGAGATCGGCGAGCGGCACGACCCCGAGACCCACCTGATTCCCAACCTGGTGCGCGCGACCCTGGGCACGGGCCCCGGCCTGAAGGTTTTCGGCACTGACTATCCGACCCCGGACGGCTCGTGCGTGCGCGACTATATCCACGTGGCCGACCTGGCCGACGCGCACCTGGCGGCGCTGGCCTGGCTGCGCGCCGGCCCCTCGGGTCAGGGCCGGCCGTTCAACCTCGGGACGGGCAAGGGGCTTTCGGTGCTGGAGGTCGTCAAGGCCGGCGAACGGGTGCTGGGCAAGACCCCGCCGCACGAACTGGCCGGGCGACGCGCCGGCGATCCGCCGCGGCTGGTGGCCGATCCGTCCGCGGCTCAGACGGCCTTCAATTGGCGCGCGACCCGATCGGACGCGGAAACCCTGATCCGCACGGCGGCTGCGTTCGAACGCACGCGGATGTGA
- a CDS encoding lytic murein transglycosylase, translating into MFLLLTLAGAADPGGLPPPLGPAPTAPDTRINAPDPTGDSAFDAWRSQFMVRALAEGLPVDVLAREFEGLTPDPRIRALETRQPEFSKPLGDYVRGIVTEDRVETGRRKLAELSWLPEVERRYGVPAEILLAIWAVETSFGQIQGDYDALRSLATLAASGRRADWAETQLLAVFQIIADGDATRAQLRGSWTGALGQPQFEPTQYLSTAVHLSGDGRPDIWTSAEDSLASAANLLAKAGWKPGELWAREMTLPEGFDYGLAEGPAQPLEAWAKLGLRTTDGAAWSKADAAENAVLLVPVGAKGPAFLALPNHFVIRAYNNALAYALAVGLLADRIAGRAPVLAAWPPETPLSLADRSDAQTALARLGFDAGAADGLIGARTRAALRAWQKARGLPADGYLSIELVQRLRAEAGASAPAPPA; encoded by the coding sequence ATGTTCCTGTTGCTCACCCTGGCCGGCGCGGCCGACCCTGGCGGGCTTCCCCCGCCGCTGGGGCCTGCGCCCACAGCGCCGGACACCCGCATCAACGCCCCGGACCCCACTGGCGACAGCGCCTTCGACGCCTGGCGGTCACAGTTCATGGTCCGCGCCCTGGCCGAGGGCCTGCCGGTCGACGTGCTGGCCCGCGAGTTCGAGGGCCTGACGCCCGACCCCCGCATCCGCGCCCTGGAGACGCGCCAGCCGGAATTCTCCAAGCCGCTCGGCGACTATGTGCGCGGAATCGTCACCGAGGATCGGGTCGAGACCGGCCGGCGCAAGCTGGCGGAGCTCTCCTGGCTGCCCGAGGTCGAGCGCCGCTACGGCGTGCCGGCCGAGATCCTTCTGGCCATATGGGCGGTGGAGACCAGCTTCGGCCAGATCCAGGGGGACTATGACGCCCTGCGCTCCCTGGCCACTCTGGCCGCCAGCGGCCGCCGCGCCGACTGGGCCGAGACACAGCTTCTGGCGGTGTTCCAGATCATCGCCGACGGCGACGCCACCCGCGCGCAGCTCCGCGGCTCGTGGACCGGCGCCCTTGGCCAGCCCCAGTTCGAGCCGACGCAATATCTCTCCACCGCGGTGCATCTGAGCGGCGACGGCCGGCCGGACATCTGGACCTCGGCCGAGGATTCCCTGGCCTCGGCGGCCAATCTGCTGGCCAAGGCCGGCTGGAAGCCGGGCGAGCTGTGGGCGCGGGAGATGACCCTGCCCGAGGGTTTCGACTACGGCTTGGCCGAAGGGCCGGCCCAGCCGCTGGAGGCGTGGGCCAAGCTCGGTCTGCGAACGACCGACGGCGCGGCCTGGAGCAAGGCGGACGCGGCCGAAAACGCGGTGTTGCTGGTCCCGGTGGGCGCCAAGGGGCCGGCCTTCCTGGCCCTGCCGAACCATTTCGTCATCCGGGCCTACAACAACGCCCTGGCCTACGCCCTGGCCGTGGGCCTCCTGGCCGACCGCATCGCCGGCCGCGCCCCGGTGCTGGCGGCCTGGCCGCCCGAGACGCCCCTGTCCCTGGCCGACCGCAGCGACGCCCAGACCGCCCTGGCTCGCCTCGGCTTCGACGCCGGCGCCGCCGACGGCCTGATCGGCGCCCGCACCCGCGCTGCGCTCCGGGCCTGGCAAAAGGCCCGCGGCCTGCCGGCGGACGGCTATCTGTCGATCGAGCTGGTGCAACGGCTACGGGCCGAGGCGGGGGCTTCGGCCCCTGCGCCCCCGGCTTAA
- the ykgO gene encoding type B 50S ribosomal protein L36: protein MKVRSSLKSLKTRHRDCKLVRRKGRVYVINKTDPRFKAKQG, encoded by the coding sequence ATGAAGGTTCGCAGCTCGCTCAAGTCGCTCAAGACCCGCCACCGCGATTGCAAGCTGGTGCGTCGCAAGGGCCGCGTCTACGTGATCAACAAGACCGACCCGCGCTTCAAGGCCAAGCAGGGCTGA